A region of Rhodamnia argentea isolate NSW1041297 chromosome 9, ASM2092103v1, whole genome shotgun sequence DNA encodes the following proteins:
- the LOC115729321 gene encoding uncharacterized protein LOC115729321, whose protein sequence is MANLLATMRAASLILLVVSAHASGLQRITLSPGRKAAEERIDSQSLFRKLGFRNVKPSERRALMDPERTVPEGPDHQHHYAPPTSS, encoded by the coding sequence ATGGCGAATTTACTAGCAACAATGCGAGCTGCTTCTTTGATCCTGCTCGTTGTCTCGGCGCATGCGAGCGGTCTTCAACGGATAACATTGTCTCCTGGCAGAAAGGCCGCGGAGGAGAGGATTGATAGCCAGTCCTTGTTTCGCAAATTAGGGTTTCGCAACGTGAAGCCAAGCGAGAGAAGGGCATTGATGGACCCGGAAAGGACTGTGCCGGAAGGACCCGACCATCAACATCACTATGCACCTCCAACATCTTCCTAG
- the LOC115752938 gene encoding GDSL esterase/lipase At5g45920: MRPKIYIFGDSITQESFADGGWGASLAHHFSRAVDVVLRGYSGYNTRWALKVLDKVFPVAGGGDAPLAITVFFGANDACLPDRCSAFQHVPLHEYRQNLHSIISIFKKRWPETQILLISPPPIDEDARLKFPYVENPMGMPERTNEAAGAYAEACVSVAAECGIPVVDLWTKMQRFPDWEKACLSDGLHLTQTGNKIVFEEVIMKLRDVGLSLESLPVDQPLIGDIDPSNPLKSFEN; the protein is encoded by the exons ATGAGACCCAAGATTTACATCTTCGGCGACTCCATCACCCAAGAGTCCTTCGCCGACGGCGGCTGGGGCGCTTCGCTTGCCCACCATTTCTCTCGGGCG GTGGACGTGGTGCTGAGAGGGTACAGCGGCTACAACACGAGGTGGGCTCTCAAGGTGCTCGACAAGGTCTTCCCGgtggcgggcggcggcgacgcACCGCTCGCGATCACCGTCTTCTTCGGCGCGAACGACGCTTGCCTCCCGGACCGGTGCTCGGCCTTCCAACACGTGCCCCTCCACGAATACAGGCAAAACCTCCACTCCATCATCTCCATTTTCAAG AAGCGATGGCCCGAGACTCAGATTCTTCTCATCTCTCCTCCTCCGATCGATGAAGATGCTCGCCTCAA ATTTCCGTATGTCGAGAATCCGATGGGCATGCCTGAGAGAACTAATGAAGCTGCCGGTGCGTATGCTGAAGCTTGTGTTTCTGTCGCAGCGGAATGCGGGATTCCAGTTGTCGATCTCTGGACCAAAATGCAACGGTTCCCAGATTGGGAAAAGGCCTGTCTAAG TGATGGTCTCCACCTTACACAGACTGGGAACAAGATTGTGTTTGAGGAAGTGATCATGAAGCTGAGGGATGTGGGCTTGAGCTTGGAAAGCTTGCCAGTTGATCAACCCTTGATTGGTGATATTGATCCAAGCAACCCCCTCAAATCTTTCGAAAACTGA
- the LOC115752937 gene encoding pyruvate decarboxylase 1: protein METANHVGSAAQPISAPCSGTLGGHLARRLVEIGVRDVFSVPGDFNLALLDHLIAEPELNLIGCCNELNAGYAADGYARARGVGACVVTFTVGGLSVLNAIAGAYSENLPVICIVGGPNSNDYGTNRILHHTIGLPDFTQELRCFQSVTCTQAVVNNLDDAHELIDTAISTALKESKPAYISISCNLSGIRHPTFARDPVPFSLAPKVSNPMGLEAAVEATADFLNKAVKPVIVGGPKLRVAKAQRAFMELADAAGYPIAIMPSGKGLVPEHHPHFIGTYWGAVSTSFVGEIVESADAYIFVGPIFNDYSSVGYSLLIKKEKAIIVQPNRVTVGSGPSIGWVFMADFLRALAKKLKRNSTALENYRRIYVPPGMPLKCEKSEPLRVNVLFKHIQDVLSGDTAVIAETGDSWFNCQKLRLPENCGYEFQMQYGSIGWSVGATLGYAQAATDKRVIACIGDGSFQVTAQDISTMIRCGQKTIIFLINNGGYTIEVEIHDGPYNVIKNWNYTGLVDAIHNGEGKCWTAKVRTEEELIDAIATASGPHKDCLCFIEVIVHKDDTSKELLEWGSRVSAANSRPPNPQ from the exons ATGGAAACTGCTAATCACGTCGGCTCGGCGGCACAGCCCATCTCGGCTCCGTGCAGTGGCACTCTGGGCGGCCACCTGGCTCGGCGGCTCGTGGAGATCGGCGTGAGGGACGTGTTCTCGGTCCCTGGCGACTTCAACTTGGCCCTCTTGGACCACCTGATAGCCGAGCCGGAGCTGAACCTGATCGGCTGCTGCAACGAGCTGAACGCCGGCTACGCGGCCGACGGGTACGCGCGAGCGAGGGGCGTGGGCGCGTGCGTGGTGACGTTCACGGTTGGGGGTCTCAGCGTGCTCAATGCCATTGCAGGGGCTTACAGCGAGAACTTGCCTGTGATCTGTATCGTTGGAGGGCCTAATTCTAATGACTACGGGACTAACAGGATCTTGCACCACACCATTGGGCTGCCTGATTTTACCCAAGAGCTCAGGTGTTTCCAGTCAGTCACCTGCACACAG GCAGTGGTGAATAACTTGGATGATGCGCACGAGCTGATTGATACCGCGATCTCTACGGCTTTGAAGGAAAGCAAGCCGGCTTATATTAGTATAAGCTGTAATTTGTCTGGGATTCGTCACCCTACTTTTGCCAGGGATCCAGTTCCTTTCTCTCTTGCACCAAA GGTAAGCAATCCAATGGGTCTGGAAGCTGCAGTCGAAGCAACTGCTGATTTTCTCAACAAAGCTGTGAAGCCTGTCATCGTGGGTGGGCCGAAGCTCAGGGTGGCCAAGGCCCAAAGGGCCTTCATGGAGCTCGCAGATGCCGCCGGGTATCCAATCGCCATTATGCCATCAGGCAAGGGGCTAGTGCCGGAGCATCATCCCCACTTCATTGGAACATATTGGGGTGCTGTGAGTACAAGCTTTGTCGGGGAGATTGTAGAATCAGCCGATGCCTATATTTTCGTTGGCCCCATCTTCAACGATTACAGCTCCGTTGGCTATTCCTTGCTGATTAAGAAGGAGAAAGCAATCATAGTGCAGCCCAATCGCGTGACTGTCGGGAGTGGCCCTTCCATTGGGTGGGTTTTCATGGCAGATTTTTTACGCGCATTGGCCAAGAAGCTGAAGAGAAACAGCACTGCCTTGGAGAATTACCGCAGGATATACGTACCTCCGGGCATGCCCCTCAAGTGCGAGAAAAGCGAGCCTCTTAGAGTCAATGTTCTGTTTAAGCACATTCAG GATGTGCTCAGTGGGGACACTGCAGTTATCGCTGAAACTGGAGACTCTTGGTTTAACTGTCAGAAACTCCGGTTGCCTGAGAATTGCGG GTATGAATTCCAGATGCAATACGGATCTATAGGTTGGTCAGTGGGTGCCACTCTAGGATATGCTCAAGCTGCCACTGATAAGCGTGTGATAGCTTGCATTGGTGATGGAAGCTTCCAG GTTACAGCTCAGGATATATCAACCATGATCCGATGCGGACAGAAGACTATAATCTTCCTGATCAACAATGGGGGTTACACCATCGAAGTGGAGATTCATGACGGCCCTTACAACGTGATTAAGAACTGGAACTACACTGGTCTCGTGGACGCCATTCACAATGGCGAAGGCAAATGCTGGACCGCAAAG GTTCGCACAGAGGAAGAGCTTATAGATGCGATCGCGACAGCGAGTGGGCCGCATAAGGATTGCTTGTGCTTCATCGAGGTGATCGTGCACAAGGACGACACGAGCAAAGAGCTGCTAGAGTGGGGGTCGCGCGTCTCTGCCGCAAACAGCCGTCCTCCTAATCCTCAGTAA